Proteins encoded by one window of Brevibacterium atlanticum:
- a CDS encoding ABC transporter ATP-binding protein — MVESELQEPNIIAENVQVRYTVNTNDPSQRAKGLRRLTNAVVGRQGQTTVRALRGVNFVAREGEMVGIVGANGSGKSTFLRNVAGVEQPDRGRILVRYQPLLLGVSAALQPALSGSENVRLGCLAMGLSPEEAAEAFDYVVELSALGAAIHRPMGTYSSGMGARLRFAIALAARPKILLIDEALSTGDATFAERSERAMDELLAEAGTVLLVNHAAKVIQELCTRAVWMHRGEILMNGPAEAVAEKYRWWAWNVAKGKEDIADKLLSDVMSNAVKEEINILEPELIRNPIPRHAARSTKQKIVAARHVKRNHEVEEVEETPTPMLAAAEEQVWPTSFDSEMPKAKFPALPKPAAQAVSAPRISDAPPLRLNPSKKRVVLRAANPSDRASSVAAADDFTGRRLASRARKIADQRYEERQRLRQEDEVPAVHQDSNR, encoded by the coding sequence ATGGTCGAATCTGAGCTCCAGGAACCCAACATCATTGCGGAGAACGTTCAAGTTCGCTATACCGTCAACACGAATGACCCGAGCCAACGGGCCAAGGGCCTGCGCCGTTTGACGAATGCCGTCGTCGGTCGCCAAGGCCAGACCACGGTTCGCGCCCTGCGCGGCGTCAACTTTGTCGCGCGCGAGGGCGAAATGGTCGGCATCGTCGGTGCCAACGGATCGGGAAAGTCGACATTCCTCCGCAACGTCGCTGGAGTCGAACAGCCCGATAGGGGTCGGATCCTCGTCCGCTATCAGCCATTGCTCCTCGGAGTCAGCGCTGCACTCCAACCTGCGCTGTCGGGCAGTGAGAACGTCCGCCTCGGATGTCTGGCGATGGGACTCTCACCCGAGGAAGCAGCTGAGGCCTTTGACTATGTCGTTGAGCTCTCGGCACTGGGTGCGGCAATACACCGGCCCATGGGCACGTACTCCTCAGGTATGGGCGCCCGACTGAGATTCGCCATCGCCCTGGCCGCGAGACCCAAGATCCTTCTCATCGATGAAGCACTCTCGACGGGAGACGCGACCTTCGCCGAGCGCAGCGAGCGGGCGATGGACGAACTCTTAGCGGAAGCCGGCACGGTCCTCCTCGTCAATCACGCGGCCAAGGTGATCCAGGAGCTGTGCACCCGCGCCGTATGGATGCATCGAGGCGAGATCCTCATGAATGGCCCTGCTGAAGCGGTGGCCGAGAAGTACCGTTGGTGGGCATGGAACGTTGCCAAGGGCAAGGAGGACATTGCCGACAAACTCCTTTCAGATGTGATGAGCAATGCTGTCAAGGAAGAGATCAACATCCTCGAGCCCGAACTCATCAGGAATCCGATTCCACGCCACGCGGCACGGTCGACTAAGCAGAAGATCGTCGCTGCTCGCCATGTGAAGCGGAATCATGAGGTCGAGGAAGTCGAAGAGACTCCGACTCCGATGCTGGCGGCCGCCGAGGAACAGGTCTGGCCCACATCCTTCGACTCCGAGATGCCGAAGGCCAAGTTCCCAGCACTGCCCAAACCTGCCGCTCAGGCCGTCAGCGCCCCACGAATCTCCGACGCTCCGCCGCTGCGACTGAACCCGAGTAAGAAGCGGGTCGTTCTGCGGGCGGCGAATCCGAGCGATCGGGCGTCGTCGGTTGCCGCTGCCGATGACTTCACAGGTCGGCGGCTGGCATCTCGCGCGCGTAAGATCGCTGATCAACGCTATGAGGAGCGACAGCGCCTGCGGCAAGAAGACGAGGTGCCTGCCGTCCACCAGGATTCGAACCGATGA
- a CDS encoding IS1634 family transposase has product MSPFVRKVPTASGATAVQIADKTGGKYRIVEHLGSAHTPEDLAALVEAGKAKLRDPGQATLDFDTADKPRVSSAVVKSSRSGLLIDTIRSVYERLGFDVIDDEAFFQLVAARLVEPTSKSDSVRVLDELGVEVVHRNTFLNCLVRANERDYRAKIAEKCFAHSVATTGISLLLYDVTTLYFEAEKEDALRQVGYSKERRVDPQIVVGLLVDRTGFPLEIGCFEGSKAETHTIIPVIKAFQERHHVTDMVVAADAGMLSAKNLKELDDAGLRFIVGSRQTKAPHDLATHFRWNGEYTTDGQIIDTITPKGVKRLDPDRVKKRREPVWSAEEHPDAWRVVWQYRRKRAMRDEQTLNLQRNRALAIIDGDKPAKKARFVKVTEEEKSFDEKAYERAMKLTGFKGYVTNIPAGTMSAAEVIGSYHDLWHVEQSFRMSKTDLRARPIFHRKRDAIEAHLTLVFTSLAVSRFMQEATGASLKKIITSLRPLREFTGRVSGQDITFTPEVPKAVENMLKALEKS; this is encoded by the coding sequence ATGAGCCCATTCGTGCGCAAGGTACCCACCGCGTCGGGCGCCACGGCAGTACAGATCGCCGATAAGACCGGCGGGAAGTACCGCATCGTCGAGCACCTCGGGTCCGCCCACACGCCCGAGGACCTCGCCGCTCTCGTCGAAGCTGGCAAAGCTAAACTGCGGGACCCCGGACAGGCCACACTCGACTTCGATACCGCGGACAAACCGCGGGTGTCATCGGCAGTCGTGAAGTCCAGCAGGTCCGGGCTTCTTATCGACACGATCCGCAGCGTGTACGAAAGGCTCGGGTTCGACGTTATTGACGATGAAGCGTTCTTCCAGCTCGTTGCTGCCAGGTTGGTTGAGCCGACGTCGAAGTCTGACAGTGTCAGAGTCCTCGACGAGCTCGGTGTCGAGGTTGTTCACCGCAACACGTTCCTCAACTGCCTAGTGCGGGCCAACGAACGCGACTACCGGGCGAAGATCGCTGAGAAATGCTTCGCTCACAGTGTCGCCACTACCGGCATCAGCCTGCTGCTCTATGACGTCACGACCTTATATTTTGAGGCTGAGAAGGAAGATGCTCTGCGTCAGGTCGGGTACTCGAAAGAACGCCGTGTCGACCCGCAGATCGTCGTCGGGCTCCTCGTCGACCGGACTGGGTTCCCACTCGAGATCGGGTGCTTCGAAGGATCGAAGGCCGAGACTCACACGATCATTCCCGTGATCAAAGCCTTCCAAGAACGGCATCACGTCACTGACATGGTCGTCGCCGCCGATGCCGGGATGCTCTCAGCCAAGAACCTCAAGGAACTCGATGATGCCGGTTTGCGGTTCATCGTCGGGTCCAGGCAGACGAAAGCCCCACACGATCTGGCTACCCATTTTCGGTGGAATGGTGAGTACACCACCGATGGGCAGATCATCGACACGATCACCCCGAAGGGAGTGAAGCGACTCGACCCAGACCGGGTGAAGAAGAGACGCGAACCCGTCTGGTCAGCAGAAGAGCATCCGGATGCGTGGCGAGTGGTGTGGCAATACCGCCGCAAACGAGCGATGCGTGATGAGCAGACGTTGAACCTGCAGCGTAACCGGGCGTTGGCGATCATCGATGGGGATAAGCCGGCGAAGAAGGCCCGGTTTGTGAAGGTCACCGAGGAGGAGAAATCCTTCGACGAGAAAGCTTACGAGCGGGCGATGAAGCTGACAGGGTTCAAAGGCTATGTCACGAACATTCCAGCCGGGACTATGTCGGCTGCTGAGGTGATCGGCAGTTATCACGACTTGTGGCATGTCGAGCAGTCTTTCCGGATGTCGAAGACCGACTTGAGAGCCAGGCCGATTTTTCACCGGAAAAGGGACGCGATCGAGGCGCACTTGACGCTCGTGTTCACCTCCTTAGCCGTATCGAGGTTCATGCAAGAGGCGACTGGGGCATCGTTGAAGAAGATCATCACGAGTCTACGGCCGTTGCGAGAGTTCACCGGCCGCGTGAGTGGCCAAGACATCACGTTCACACCCGAAGTGCCCAAGGCCGTCGAGAACATGCTCAAGGCGCTGGAAAAATCGTAA
- a CDS encoding ABC transporter permease: MSEKSQTVEAKNPLGLSSIPSVSSEGLVPVGRRTSLRSYLAALWSRRHFILAESRAKMSGSTRKNLLGYGWLFLNPLLSVLAFWFIFGFILQSSRGIDNFLGYLVIGVFFFQFTGKSMTGGTGAIRSGASMIKGFQFPRAALPISVVVRNFLDFIPTLAVMIVLILILPDAEVITWRVVLVIPVIILQTIFNVGLACLLARIGHKIPDLTNFMSIVSRFWLYGSGVFFSIEDRLSDHPALLAAMQFNPMHAYLTIVRNSLLYGADTDPWLWFVGIFWAFGLLIVGFLFFWRGEESYGRI, encoded by the coding sequence GTGAGTGAGAAGTCGCAAACGGTCGAGGCGAAGAACCCTCTCGGCCTGAGTTCGATCCCTTCGGTCTCGAGCGAAGGACTCGTTCCCGTCGGCCGACGCACCAGCCTGCGCAGCTATCTGGCGGCCCTATGGAGTCGCCGGCATTTCATCCTCGCCGAATCGCGGGCCAAGATGAGCGGATCAACGAGGAAGAACCTCCTCGGCTACGGGTGGCTCTTCCTCAACCCGCTCCTGTCAGTTCTCGCGTTCTGGTTCATCTTCGGATTCATCCTCCAGTCCTCCCGCGGTATCGACAATTTCCTCGGCTACCTGGTCATCGGAGTGTTCTTCTTCCAATTCACCGGAAAGTCGATGACGGGTGGAACCGGAGCGATTCGCTCCGGAGCATCGATGATCAAAGGTTTCCAATTCCCCCGTGCAGCGTTGCCGATCTCCGTTGTTGTCCGGAACTTTCTCGATTTCATTCCGACTCTCGCCGTGATGATCGTTCTCATCTTGATCCTTCCAGACGCAGAAGTGATCACGTGGCGAGTTGTCCTCGTCATTCCCGTCATCATCCTGCAGACGATCTTCAACGTCGGACTCGCCTGCTTGTTAGCTCGAATCGGCCACAAGATTCCTGACCTTACGAACTTCATGTCGATCGTCAGCCGATTCTGGCTCTATGGCTCTGGTGTCTTCTTCTCCATCGAAGACCGGCTGTCGGATCACCCGGCCCTTTTGGCTGCGATGCAGTTCAATCCGATGCACGCCTACCTCACGATCGTGCGCAATTCTCTGCTCTACGGTGCCGACACGGACCCGTGGCTCTGGTTCGTGGGAATCTTCTGGGCGTTCGGACTGCTCATCGTCGGCTTCCTGTTCTTCTGGAGAGGGGAGGAGAGCTATGGTCGAATCTGA
- a CDS encoding glycosyltransferase family 4 protein: MNLSFLARQITNVVTTTAAHITDDRVFFGMQLARRLPGPASRIVGRAIGRLPGDAGRAASAWLLGHETTAKELVTCSRTPSRLLGEIALNLGLLDEAETIAEAVPRAAALSSRIRWTKGDIDGAIAVLPAGARRTRLIEERRSLQPGWWPDVNSHITARPAEQTKPSPLPSALFVLTNSLPHTRSGYAYRSHAILTTLGNAGHEVAAATRPSYPVTIGRVSSGPVETVDGVDYLRQIPLRPLSTPTARLDDQASWLAAQAQSRGADVLHTTTHYVNGLATGAAAKATGLPWVYEVRGVLEETWAAAGGTPAEREARRASQRFDLMRAKEIEVASAADAVITLGETMREHLIAGGVSEESITLIPNSVSESVVDADVARTPAEVRAGLGLPDAGTWVGTAASIVGYEGLDDLVDAVILARSQGVDLRLLIAGDGVALPSLRERASVLGEHAVFAGRVTQAEAIEHQLALDAIVVPRKDEPVCRLVTPIKPIEAMGLARPIVISDLPALRELLPDYAGVCVSPENPRELADVLSELASDEGARRRFGQNGREHVLATRRWKDIGRRYGQVYSQLTGVAAQ; the protein is encoded by the coding sequence GTGAACCTCAGCTTCCTCGCCCGCCAGATCACCAACGTCGTCACGACGACGGCTGCACACATCACCGACGACCGCGTCTTCTTCGGCATGCAGCTCGCCCGCCGCCTGCCGGGGCCGGCTTCGAGAATCGTCGGACGAGCGATCGGTCGGCTTCCCGGCGACGCCGGCCGGGCCGCGTCCGCATGGCTGCTCGGTCATGAGACGACCGCCAAGGAACTCGTCACCTGCTCGCGAACACCTTCCAGACTGCTCGGCGAGATCGCCCTCAACCTCGGCCTGCTCGACGAGGCCGAGACCATCGCCGAGGCGGTTCCCCGAGCGGCAGCACTGTCCTCGCGCATCCGGTGGACCAAGGGCGACATCGACGGAGCGATCGCCGTGCTGCCTGCAGGCGCACGCCGAACCCGTCTCATCGAAGAGAGACGGAGTCTGCAGCCCGGCTGGTGGCCCGACGTGAACAGCCACATCACGGCACGCCCGGCTGAGCAGACGAAACCGAGTCCGCTGCCCTCTGCACTGTTCGTGCTGACGAACTCGCTGCCGCACACCCGTTCCGGATACGCCTACCGGTCACATGCGATCCTCACTACGCTGGGGAATGCCGGTCACGAGGTGGCCGCGGCAACTCGGCCGTCCTACCCGGTGACGATCGGAAGAGTGAGCTCGGGACCGGTCGAGACCGTCGACGGTGTCGACTATCTCCGGCAGATTCCCCTCCGCCCGCTGTCCACCCCGACCGCGCGCCTCGATGACCAGGCGAGCTGGCTCGCGGCTCAAGCGCAGAGCCGCGGAGCCGACGTTCTCCACACGACCACGCACTATGTCAACGGACTGGCCACCGGTGCCGCAGCCAAGGCGACCGGACTGCCATGGGTCTACGAAGTCCGCGGCGTCCTCGAAGAGACCTGGGCTGCCGCCGGAGGCACACCGGCTGAGCGTGAGGCTCGTCGGGCGAGCCAGCGCTTCGACCTCATGCGTGCGAAGGAGATCGAGGTCGCCTCGGCTGCCGACGCCGTCATCACTCTTGGTGAGACGATGCGTGAGCATCTCATTGCTGGGGGAGTGTCGGAGGAGTCGATCACTCTCATTCCGAACTCTGTCTCGGAATCCGTCGTTGACGCCGACGTCGCCCGGACCCCCGCCGAGGTGCGGGCCGGCCTGGGTTTGCCTGACGCAGGAACGTGGGTGGGCACAGCCGCCTCGATCGTCGGCTACGAAGGACTCGACGACCTCGTCGACGCTGTCATTCTCGCGCGCAGCCAGGGGGTCGACCTCAGACTGCTCATCGCCGGAGACGGTGTGGCACTTCCCTCTCTGCGCGAACGTGCCAGTGTGTTGGGGGAGCACGCAGTATTCGCCGGACGCGTGACTCAAGCGGAAGCGATCGAACATCAGCTCGCCCTCGACGCCATCGTTGTCCCTCGAAAGGACGAACCGGTATGCCGACTGGTGACCCCGATCAAACCCATTGAAGCCATGGGCCTGGCCCGACCGATCGTCATCTCCGACCTGCCGGCCCTGCGGGAACTCCTCCCGGACTATGCAGGAGTGTGCGTGAGCCCGGAAAATCCGAGAGAATTAGCCGATGTGCTGTCGGAGCTCGCCTCCGACGAGGGCGCAAGAAGGAGATTCGGACAGAATGGACGTGAACATGTTCTCGCGACACGGAGATGGAAGGACATCGGTCGCCGCTATGGTCAGGTCTATTCCCAGCTCACAGGAGTTGCCGCGCAGTGA
- a CDS encoding LCP family protein, with protein sequence MAKLTKMVSAIGSLKDLNSARAEFDDPAKTIPAEAAFPPDDIRPAASKARTLLLRVKNNESLAEAVPQSRTNSQGDTFAVLHVPGTGDFAAVLVFNPSTLIESGQTFGAIADEGGWPVIVAMAEEFLGIRIDHIAELESEALSKVIDELGGLQVYSRTAFSVTGTEFVEGTNNLDGTATQVFTAADPVDDAGQTRTRNQRAVLRALIQALKSGGLVKDPNKGAAVLGHFAAGIRHNAELTTLELGKIGNNLRSLQSDDIAVVTVPSNSSREDDGNVKVDFDPEAVPALKQALAGTELQDFFRYLVSLGY encoded by the coding sequence ATGGCCAAGCTGACGAAGATGGTCTCTGCCATCGGGTCCCTCAAGGACCTCAACTCCGCCCGGGCAGAGTTCGACGATCCCGCGAAGACGATCCCCGCCGAGGCGGCCTTCCCTCCCGACGACATCCGCCCTGCTGCCAGCAAGGCTCGCACCCTCCTGCTGAGGGTGAAGAACAATGAATCCCTCGCCGAGGCGGTCCCGCAGTCGCGTACGAACAGCCAAGGTGACACCTTCGCCGTCCTTCATGTGCCCGGTACTGGTGACTTCGCTGCGGTTCTCGTGTTCAACCCATCGACGCTCATCGAGTCGGGGCAGACCTTCGGCGCTATTGCCGATGAAGGCGGTTGGCCGGTCATCGTCGCTATGGCCGAAGAGTTCCTCGGCATCCGCATCGACCACATTGCCGAGCTCGAATCAGAGGCACTAAGCAAGGTCATCGACGAGCTCGGCGGTCTTCAGGTCTACAGTCGCACAGCCTTCAGCGTGACTGGAACCGAGTTCGTCGAAGGCACGAACAACCTCGACGGAACGGCAACACAGGTCTTCACTGCGGCCGACCCGGTCGATGATGCCGGCCAGACCCGCACCCGCAACCAGCGTGCAGTCCTCCGGGCGCTCATTCAGGCACTCAAGTCCGGCGGACTGGTCAAGGACCCGAACAAGGGCGCGGCCGTCCTCGGGCACTTCGCTGCGGGCATTCGGCACAATGCCGAGTTAACCACGCTCGAGCTCGGCAAGATCGGCAATAACCTCCGCAGCCTGCAGTCAGATGACATCGCTGTGGTCACCGTGCCCTCCAACTCGAGTCGAGAAGACGACGGCAATGTCAAGGTCGATTTCGACCCAGAGGCTGTGCCGGCACTTAAGCAGGCACTTGCCGGTACCGAACTCCAGGACTTCTTCCGATACCTGGTGTCGCTGGGGTATTAG
- a CDS encoding DUF6270 domain-containing protein produces MKIAIFGSCVSRDTAEFMPEAEVVAYVARHSVTSLESPHGTAGIDLSDLNSAFQKRMVTSDLKGSGIARILKNAEDLDVVLLDLVDERRGFWKFRDDSTMTNSIEVESCGAARVARREGARLIEFGTDEHFSRWKSGFTMLIEELKAAQLWEKTILLDIEWAGAVDGAPHPQNDGLARLGRGWRRLQRGAREAGRGLSSGRGVGDAWQSLRAVKPTEAEEYADRALSANADYIRYRREAQSLTRSSVVRASSDVRIARDHKWGPQPFHYRNADYESIVEEIYQLAK; encoded by the coding sequence ATGAAGATCGCCATCTTCGGTTCCTGTGTGAGCCGTGATACTGCAGAGTTCATGCCTGAAGCTGAGGTCGTGGCCTACGTGGCCAGACACTCGGTGACGAGTCTGGAGTCGCCACACGGCACAGCTGGTATTGATCTCAGTGATCTGAACTCGGCTTTCCAGAAGCGGATGGTCACCAGCGACCTTAAAGGATCCGGCATCGCCAGGATCCTTAAGAACGCAGAAGACCTCGATGTCGTCCTCCTCGACCTCGTCGATGAACGACGCGGTTTCTGGAAGTTCCGCGATGACTCCACTATGACGAACTCGATTGAGGTCGAGTCCTGTGGTGCTGCGCGCGTTGCACGTCGCGAGGGAGCTCGACTGATCGAGTTCGGCACCGACGAGCACTTCTCTCGGTGGAAATCAGGCTTTACGATGCTGATCGAGGAGCTCAAAGCTGCGCAACTGTGGGAGAAGACCATCCTTCTCGACATCGAGTGGGCCGGCGCCGTTGACGGAGCTCCCCACCCACAGAACGACGGACTCGCGAGGCTCGGCCGGGGATGGCGGCGGCTCCAACGCGGAGCACGTGAGGCCGGTCGTGGTCTTTCAAGCGGTCGCGGTGTCGGCGACGCATGGCAGAGCCTGCGAGCCGTGAAACCGACCGAAGCAGAGGAATATGCCGACCGTGCCCTGTCCGCGAATGCCGACTACATCCGGTATCGTAGAGAAGCACAGTCACTGACAAGGTCGTCCGTGGTGAGAGCAAGCAGTGACGTTCGAATCGCAAGAGACCATAAGTGGGGACCGCAGCCCTTCCACTACCGCAATGCCGACTACGAATCGATCGTCGAAGAGATTTATCAGCTTGCTAAGTGA
- a CDS encoding CDP-glycerol glycerophosphotransferase family protein: MIDIEPLLTVVFEAPEDLDKESTTYRRLIAARLHWDSKFELRIVDHLISTSDVVDICGTISSDYVVFMRHNHQISADYLQTLLKHLNSRTVFLAEPHLFTGAIPKNPSSTRVNSDYHYLRDTDIYGVAFNTQRLADALEAIGDLDRTGLYLGYRLYWTINNVKPLPTGYSIASDTKAAIGIQLDPRSKRLVPLLPNTSLQLRVKALRYLVLFLRGIRESEQTAVTIPHLRDVVSIYRLNEITSYSEHMHSFECAWISWLAAPEDNEQLFKELSTEDSYITFGPPDRVEPGDTVLHKIQFSDRVLAVSKAYRSRTIRPELNEPGYFDFYQTPITPQSKILFFDRPMQADDNAEYLYAHFVEHYPEFENVYFALNPKSPDWNRLTALGFNLIPFFSTEFYETFLRCDLVVASQIYNLRYKGKTLSNSRFVYLQHGVQINDMSTWVESKLYDIFVATGQVEADYLKKVAPKETLNSGLPRLQTLDRAAENSNDLLFMPTWRFNLHQVSPESFRKSNFYRAVNAVLTDRDLNDYLESTDRRLLLKLHPNIGKRANLFSFSSRVVESKESYRTAISAAEFVFTDYSSAVLDAAYIDTPIAYYQWDSEEFFLEQPYEARLDYRNDGLGPVFTSHSDVVDYIVSGSYRDAAALYSERKRHFFEGVQTERINDTIIERMLKL; the protein is encoded by the coding sequence ATGATCGATATAGAACCGCTCCTCACCGTCGTGTTTGAGGCTCCCGAGGATCTAGACAAAGAGTCAACGACATATCGCAGACTAATCGCCGCACGCCTACACTGGGACTCCAAGTTCGAGCTCCGCATCGTGGACCACTTGATCTCCACCAGCGACGTCGTCGACATCTGCGGGACGATATCCAGCGACTATGTCGTCTTCATGCGCCACAACCATCAGATCTCGGCTGACTACCTACAAACACTGCTCAAGCATCTAAACTCTCGGACGGTATTTCTCGCTGAGCCGCACCTGTTCACTGGGGCAATTCCGAAAAATCCTAGTAGCACACGCGTCAATTCCGACTATCACTACCTTCGCGACACTGACATTTACGGAGTCGCTTTCAACACTCAGCGTCTTGCTGATGCGCTGGAGGCCATTGGAGATCTCGACCGAACCGGTCTGTACCTTGGCTACCGATTGTATTGGACGATCAACAACGTTAAGCCCCTTCCTACTGGTTACTCAATCGCCTCAGATACCAAGGCGGCGATCGGCATCCAGCTCGATCCACGCTCCAAGCGACTCGTACCGCTTCTGCCAAATACTTCACTGCAACTTCGTGTGAAGGCCCTTAGGTACTTGGTGCTCTTCCTCCGCGGGATACGCGAGTCGGAGCAAACCGCTGTTACGATCCCTCATCTCCGTGATGTAGTAAGCATATACCGACTGAACGAGATCACCAGTTACTCCGAACACATGCATTCGTTTGAGTGCGCCTGGATCTCATGGCTCGCCGCGCCAGAGGACAACGAGCAGCTCTTTAAAGAATTGTCTACGGAGGATTCATACATCACATTTGGGCCACCGGATCGCGTAGAACCCGGGGACACCGTACTTCACAAAATTCAGTTCAGCGACCGCGTGCTCGCGGTAAGCAAGGCCTATCGTTCGCGAACCATTCGTCCGGAGCTGAACGAACCTGGGTATTTCGACTTCTACCAGACTCCTATTACTCCACAGTCGAAGATTCTATTCTTTGATCGCCCCATGCAGGCTGACGACAACGCAGAGTATCTGTATGCCCACTTCGTCGAGCATTACCCCGAATTCGAAAACGTCTACTTCGCTCTTAACCCAAAGAGTCCCGACTGGAACCGCCTCACCGCACTCGGGTTCAACCTCATCCCGTTCTTTTCCACTGAGTTCTACGAGACCTTCCTCCGTTGCGACCTCGTCGTCGCATCCCAGATCTATAACCTTCGCTACAAGGGAAAGACGCTTTCAAACTCGCGTTTCGTCTATCTTCAACACGGAGTGCAGATCAACGATATGTCCACCTGGGTCGAGTCAAAGCTATATGACATCTTCGTCGCTACCGGCCAGGTGGAGGCCGACTACCTCAAGAAGGTCGCACCCAAAGAAACTCTCAACTCGGGGTTACCTCGACTACAGACTTTAGACAGGGCAGCCGAGAACTCAAACGACTTGCTGTTCATGCCCACTTGGCGATTCAACCTCCATCAGGTGTCTCCGGAATCCTTCAGAAAATCGAACTTCTACCGCGCGGTGAACGCTGTCCTCACTGATCGCGATCTCAACGACTACCTCGAAAGCACCGACCGCCGTCTCCTATTGAAGCTACACCCAAATATAGGCAAGAGAGCCAATCTCTTCTCATTCTCATCGCGAGTTGTCGAATCGAAAGAAAGCTATAGGACAGCGATTTCAGCAGCCGAGTTCGTTTTCACGGACTATAGTTCTGCTGTCCTAGACGCAGCGTATATCGACACCCCAATCGCCTACTACCAATGGGACTCTGAAGAGTTCTTTCTAGAACAACCGTACGAAGCTCGTCTGGACTACCGGAACGATGGTCTCGGGCCGGTATTCACATCCCACAGCGACGTTGTCGACTACATCGTTTCCGGTAGTTATCGGGACGCAGCCGCATTGTACTCAGAACGTAAGCGGCACTTCTTCGAAGGTGTGCAAACCGAACGCATTAATGACACCATCATCGAGAGGATGCTCAAGCTATGA
- a CDS encoding glycosyltransferase family 4 protein: protein MRIVLLSHYYYPEVGAPQRRWRILNDHLRTAGHDVITVAPHPHYPYPDRDRFFDSTVGRGRKRVDIRLGGTWDTGVDGERILRVPYLHSGSSMVRQLLDQTVSATGAWSAVVDRLRGRMKPDVIVSTTPALPFLIAGDALSRLLRVPHVAEVRDAWPDLIPEMNLVTGALGRYLPSSITGRLERDVLPNLFTRAQRRAAVVVVTTDGFKQRLEARGVTAEVVRSGVSPAELAGASGLTATGAIPVISSEAADLSAPSSDTKKGRGGRSGLNLLYVGTVGRSQDLSTAIRALARTDGVRLRIVGDGVDAAALKDDAEINRVPVEFFPQHAGAELAAHWEWADAGLVSLSPLESYEYTVPSKLYSLMARQIPVLGVVAGEAADIIIGTAAGEVAAPGDVDAVASAMTVMRERIESSDAFGQNAPGGMEPREWVVRHASAAAMGHGYERILRQAIS, encoded by the coding sequence ATGAGGATCGTCCTGCTCAGTCACTACTACTACCCGGAAGTCGGTGCCCCGCAGCGTCGGTGGCGGATCCTCAACGATCACCTGCGCACGGCCGGACACGATGTCATCACCGTCGCCCCGCACCCGCACTATCCGTACCCTGACCGGGACAGGTTCTTCGACTCCACAGTCGGTCGGGGACGGAAGCGAGTCGACATACGTCTCGGCGGCACGTGGGACACCGGAGTCGACGGTGAGCGCATTCTTCGTGTGCCGTATCTGCACAGCGGTTCGTCGATGGTCCGACAGCTGCTCGACCAGACGGTGTCTGCCACCGGTGCCTGGTCTGCCGTCGTCGACCGGCTGCGCGGTCGGATGAAACCGGATGTCATCGTCTCGACGACCCCGGCCCTGCCGTTCCTGATCGCCGGGGACGCCCTGTCACGACTGCTGCGGGTGCCGCATGTCGCCGAAGTGCGGGACGCCTGGCCTGACCTCATCCCGGAGATGAACCTGGTCACCGGTGCTCTCGGTCGGTACCTGCCCAGCTCGATCACCGGTCGTCTCGAGCGGGACGTCCTGCCGAATCTCTTCACCCGTGCTCAACGGCGGGCCGCCGTCGTCGTCGTCACCACCGATGGCTTCAAGCAGAGGCTCGAGGCCCGTGGGGTCACCGCCGAGGTGGTGCGCAGCGGCGTCTCTCCGGCAGAACTCGCCGGCGCCTCGGGACTGACTGCGACCGGCGCGATTCCCGTCATTTCGTCCGAAGCCGCGGATCTCTCCGCGCCCTCTTCCGATACGAAGAAGGGCAGAGGAGGACGCAGCGGACTCAACCTGCTCTACGTCGGCACCGTCGGGCGCTCACAGGACCTGTCCACCGCGATCCGTGCCCTGGCACGGACTGACGGGGTTCGTCTGCGCATCGTCGGCGACGGCGTGGACGCGGCAGCGCTCAAGGACGATGCCGAGATCAATCGCGTCCCCGTCGAGTTCTTCCCTCAGCACGCGGGAGCAGAGCTCGCCGCCCACTGGGAGTGGGCAGATGCCGGACTCGTCAGCCTCAGTCCGCTCGAGTCCTACGAATACACGGTCCCGTCGAAACTCTATTCGCTCATGGCCCGGCAGATACCAGTCCTCGGAGTCGTCGCGGGGGAGGCTGCGGACATCATCATCGGCACTGCGGCCGGCGAGGTCGCCGCCCCCGGCGATGTGGATGCCGTCGCATCCGCCATGACAGTGATGCGCGAGCGCATCGAGTCCAGCGACGCCTTCGGCCAGAACGCACCCGGCGGCATGGAACCGCGCGAATGGGTCGTCCGGCACGCCTCGGCCGCGGCGATGGGCCATGGTTACGAACGCATCCTCAGGCAGGCCATCTCGTGA